A window of the Campylobacteraceae bacterium genome harbors these coding sequences:
- the rplQ gene encoding 50S ribosomal protein L17: MRHKHGYRKLNRTSSHRKALLKNMAIALIEREKIETTVPKAKELSRYIEKLITTSRNADLNTHRIVFAALQSKEATKKLINEVAPRYLERNGGYTSIIKTRIRRGDATAMAFISLV, encoded by the coding sequence ATGAGACATAAGCACGGATATAGAAAGTTAAACAGAACTTCTTCTCATAGAAAAGCATTGTTAAAAAATATGGCAATCGCTTTAATTGAAAGAGAAAAGATTGAAACAACTGTTCCAAAAGCAAAAGAATTAAGTAGATATATTGAGAAATTGATTACTACTTCTAGAAATGCAGATTTAAATACACATAGAATTGTATTTGCAGCATTACAAAGTAAAGAAGCTACTAAAAAACTTATTAATGAAGTTGCTCCTAGATATCTTGAAAGAAATGGTGGATATACATCTATCATCAAAACAAGAATCAGAAGAGGGGATGCTACAGCGATGGCATTCATTTCATTAGTATAA
- the rpoD gene encoding RNA polymerase sigma factor RpoD, which translates to MSAKDLNKTIEKMIKENKDSVLTYEKLIKIFPKAPSGPNVKKLVALVKLYSVKLISSQEQAKLLNESEAKKRADTRLKMIENDDDVFDLLKNKELLEWSRSDSPVRMYLREMGKIPLLTKEEEIEISKKIETGEDVILDAICFVPYLIDFILEYKEPLVNRERKVKELFRNFDDEEKDDSSDTDTEKKVLTDEKKEKKLDKRSISIIESFKSLEKAKKDWQKFISKATAASDKPDDVIQHRLSIAFKKNILKDALLNLGPTSKLITEIVKAMETSLKSDSGFDQELKRLEYKLPLFNDMLKENHQKLLLEIINLTKIQITAMVPEATMVSTYMEIKKLFQTKEASKDGFDLEEEELKDVLEQIKRGKKITDESKTRMAKSNLRLVVSIAKRYTNRGLPFLDLIQEGNIGLMKAVDKFEYKKGYKFSTYATWWIRQAISRAIADQARTIRIPIHMIETINRINKIIRKGIQENGKEPDVEEISKEVGLPVDKVKQVIKITKEPVSLEAPIGSDDDGKFGDFVPDEKAPTPVDNIMNEDLQNQIDQILSQLNEREQAVVRMRFGLMHDASDRTLEEIGKELSVTRERVRQIESSAIKKLKHPKVGKNLKNYVES; encoded by the coding sequence ATGAGTGCAAAAGATTTAAATAAAACTATTGAAAAAATGATAAAAGAGAATAAAGATTCTGTTTTAACCTATGAAAAACTTATTAAAATTTTTCCTAAAGCTCCTTCTGGACCAAATGTAAAAAAACTGGTTGCCTTAGTAAAGCTTTATAGTGTAAAGCTTATTTCTTCTCAAGAACAAGCCAAACTTCTTAATGAATCAGAGGCTAAAAAAAGAGCAGATACCAGGTTGAAAATGATTGAAAACGATGATGATGTTTTTGATTTATTAAAGAACAAAGAATTATTAGAGTGGTCTAGATCTGATTCTCCTGTACGAATGTACTTAAGAGAAATGGGAAAGATTCCTTTACTTACTAAAGAAGAAGAAATTGAAATTTCTAAAAAAATTGAGACAGGTGAAGATGTAATCTTAGATGCGATTTGTTTTGTTCCTTATTTAATTGATTTTATTTTAGAATACAAAGAACCTTTAGTAAACAGAGAACGAAAAGTAAAAGAATTATTTAGAAACTTTGATGATGAAGAAAAAGATGATTCAAGCGATACAGATACTGAAAAAAAAGTACTTACAGATGAGAAAAAAGAAAAGAAACTGGACAAACGTTCAATTTCTATTATTGAATCTTTTAAATCGCTGGAAAAAGCAAAAAAAGATTGGCAAAAATTCATAAGTAAAGCAACTGCAGCGTCAGATAAACCCGATGATGTAATTCAACACAGACTTTCAATTGCGTTTAAAAAGAATATTTTAAAAGATGCATTATTAAATTTAGGGCCAACCTCTAAATTAATTACTGAAATTGTAAAAGCAATGGAAACATCGTTAAAATCTGATTCAGGTTTTGATCAAGAATTAAAAAGATTGGAATATAAATTACCTTTATTTAATGATATGTTAAAAGAAAATCATCAAAAACTATTATTAGAAATTATTAATTTAACTAAAATTCAAATTACGGCTATGGTTCCTGAAGCTACTATGGTATCTACTTATATGGAAATCAAAAAACTTTTTCAAACAAAAGAAGCATCAAAAGATGGTTTTGATTTAGAAGAAGAAGAATTAAAAGATGTTTTAGAGCAAATCAAACGTGGTAAAAAAATCACAGATGAATCTAAAACACGAATGGCTAAATCGAATTTAAGACTGGTTGTATCTATTGCAAAAAGATATACCAACAGAGGTCTTCCTTTCTTAGATTTAATTCAAGAAGGAAATATCGGACTTATGAAAGCGGTTGATAAGTTTGAATATAAAAAAGGGTATAAATTTTCTACTTATGCTACATGGTGGATTAGACAAGCAATTTCTAGAGCCATTGCCGATCAAGCAAGAACGATTAGAATTCCTATACATATGATTGAAACGATTAATAGAATTAATAAAATCATTAGAAAAGGGATTCAAGAAAATGGGAAAGAGCCAGATGTTGAGGAAATCTCAAAAGAAGTTGGTTTACCTGTTGATAAAGTAAAACAAGTAATTAAAATTACAAAAGAACCAGTATCACTTGAAGCTCCTATTGGAAGCGATGATGATGGTAAGTTTGGAGATTTTGTTCCTGATGAAAAAGCCCCTACTCCTGTTGATAATATTATGAATGAAGATTTACAAAATCAAATTGATCAAATTTTATCTCAGTTAAATGAAAGAGAACAAGCAGTTGTTAGAATGAGATTTGGTCTTATGCATGATGCAAGTGATAGAACACTGGAAGAAATTGGTAAAGAATTATCAGTTACTAGAGAGCGTGTTAGACAAATTGAAAGTTCTGCTATTAAAAAACTTAAACATCCAAAAGTAGGAAAAAACCTTAAGAACTACGTAGAAAGTTAA
- the leuB gene encoding 3-isopropylmalate dehydrogenase, with protein sequence MAKSYKLSIIKGDGIGPEIIDEAIKILDAVAKKCDFTLEYKEYLMGGIAIDTTGHPLPKETVEGVLNSDACLFGAIGGVKWDTLPRELRPETGLLSFREKMGVYANLRPAVIYDELINASTLKAEVIKGVDIMVVRELIGGIYFGQPRGNDGETAYNTMVYTKSEIIRIGKKAFEIAMTRDKRLCSVDKANVLEVSQLWRDTMNELSKDYPSVELTHMYVDNAAMQLVRNPRQFDVIVTGNIFGDILSDTASMVVGSIGLLPSASTGDKTAIYEPIHGSAPDIAGLGIANPIATIESAAMLLRYSLNENEAASLIEKAIKKVLQEGYRTKDLADFDAKEVLTTSQMGDVILNNI encoded by the coding sequence ATGGCTAAGTCCTACAAACTTTCAATAATCAAAGGCGATGGAATTGGTCCTGAAATTATTGATGAAGCTATTAAAATATTAGACGCAGTTGCTAAAAAATGTGATTTTACCTTAGAGTATAAAGAATATTTAATGGGTGGTATAGCTATTGATACTACGGGTCATCCTTTACCAAAAGAGACTGTTGAAGGTGTATTAAATTCTGATGCATGTTTATTTGGAGCTATTGGTGGTGTTAAATGGGATACTTTACCAAGAGAGTTACGTCCTGAAACAGGACTTTTAAGTTTTAGAGAAAAAATGGGTGTGTATGCAAACTTACGACCTGCTGTTATATATGATGAACTTATTAATGCTTCTACGCTTAAAGCTGAAGTGATTAAGGGTGTTGATATTATGGTTGTAAGAGAATTAATCGGTGGGATTTATTTTGGACAACCTCGTGGTAATGATGGTGAGACTGCTTATAACACCATGGTATATACAAAATCTGAAATAATTAGAATTGGTAAAAAAGCCTTTGAAATTGCAATGACCAGGGACAAGAGATTGTGTTCTGTAGATAAAGCAAATGTTCTTGAAGTATCTCAGTTATGGCGTGATACTATGAATGAATTAAGCAAAGATTATCCTAGCGTTGAACTTACTCATATGTATGTTGATAATGCAGCTATGCAATTAGTAAGAAATCCAAGACAATTTGATGTTATTGTTACGGGTAATATTTTTGGTGATATCTTAAGTGATACTGCTTCTATGGTAGTTGGATCTATTGGTTTATTACCTTCTGCTTCTACAGGAGATAAAACAGCTATTTATGAACCAATTCATGGTTCTGCTCCTGATATTGCAGGACTTGGAATTGCTAATCCAATAGCAACGATTGAAAGTGCGGCTATGTTATTGCGTTATTCATTAAACGAAAATGAAGCAGCTTCTTTAATTGAAAAAGCAATTAAAAAAGTATTACAAGAAGGCTATCGAACAAAAGACTTAGCTGATTTTGATGCAAAAGAAGTATTAACTACCTCACAAATGGGTGATGTTATTTTAAATAATATTTAA
- the rpsM gene encoding 30S ribosomal protein S13 yields MARIAGVDLPNKKRMEYALTYIFGIGLHNSRLILNAIGMDFNKRAHEVTEDEAAAIRQEIQKNHMVEGDLRKKVAMDIKALMDLGSYRGIRHRKGLPVRGQKTKTNARTRKGKKRTVGAASK; encoded by the coding sequence ATGGCAAGAATTGCAGGTGTTGATTTACCAAACAAGAAAAGAATGGAATATGCTTTAACGTATATCTTCGGTATAGGTTTGCATAATTCAAGATTAATCTTGAATGCTATTGGAATGGATTTCAATAAAAGAGCTCACGAAGTTACAGAAGATGAAGCAGCAGCTATCAGACAAGAGATCCAAAAAAACCACATGGTTGAGGGTGATCTTAGAAAAAAAGTAGCTATGGATATCAAAGCTTTAATGGACTTAGGTTCTTATAGAGGTATCAGACATAGAAAAGGTTTACCAGTTAGAGGGCAAAAAACTAAAACTAATGCTCGTACTAGAAAAGGTAAAAAGAGAACTGTTGGCGCAGCGTCTAAGTAA
- a CDS encoding HIT family protein: MIYQNKYIEIIIEESEIPWLKIFTKDKKKEFSFCTQETKNEVYRCLDLIEKEMLLYFKPEKINIASFGNYEPRVHFHIMARFKEDSYFPEPMWGKKQRTSKLSILDFQKCWEKIVEVLKKEEINN; this comes from the coding sequence ATGATTTATCAAAATAAGTATATTGAAATAATAATAGAAGAAAGTGAAATTCCCTGGCTAAAAATTTTTACCAAAGACAAAAAAAAAGAATTCTCATTTTGCACACAAGAAACTAAAAATGAGGTCTATAGGTGTCTTGACCTTATTGAGAAAGAAATGCTGCTTTATTTTAAACCAGAAAAAATAAATATTGCTTCTTTTGGAAATTACGAACCAAGAGTACATTTTCACATCATGGCAAGATTTAAAGAAGATTCTTATTTTCCAGAGCCAATGTGGGGTAAAAAACAAAGAACATCAAAGCTTAGTATCTTGGATTTCCAAAAATGTTGGGAAAAAATAGTAGAGGTATTAAAAAAAGAAGAGATTAATAATTAA
- the rpmJ gene encoding 50S ribosomal protein L36, whose product MKVRASVKKMCDKCKIVKRRGIVRVICETKKHKQRQG is encoded by the coding sequence ATGAAAGTAAGAGCTTCAGTTAAAAAAATGTGTGACAAATGTAAAATTGTCAAAAGAAGAGGAATCGTAAGAGTAATTTGCGAAACTAAAAAACATAAACAAAGACAAGGATAA
- a CDS encoding AtpZ/AtpI family protein gives MQDNTEKKNDNEKKEINITKESLEPKHKGKLEALDNLSLGISMVVSVVIGVGIGILLKDWTGAAWTLWLGIFWGIAAAFLNVYKAYKRAQKAFKELEDDPRYVYRAKHGDKRDDD, from the coding sequence ATGCAAGATAACACAGAAAAAAAGAATGACAATGAAAAGAAAGAAATTAATATTACGAAAGAATCCCTAGAACCAAAACACAAAGGGAAACTAGAAGCTTTAGATAACCTCTCGCTTGGTATTTCTATGGTTGTTTCTGTTGTAATTGGTGTGGGAATTGGAATTTTATTAAAAGATTGGACAGGTGCTGCTTGGACTTTATGGTTGGGAATCTTTTGGGGAATAGCGGCCGCTTTTTTAAATGTTTATAAAGCCTATAAAAGAGCACAAAAAGCGTTTAAAGAACTAGAAGATGATCCAAGATATGTGTACAGAGCAAAACATGGAGACAAAAGAGACGATGATTAA
- a CDS encoding 3-isopropylmalate dehydratase small subunit, producing the protein MSKITGNVWTFGAHIDTDIIIAARYLNSSEPSHLAKYIMEDKDPDFVTKMAKGDIIVAGENFGCGSSREHAPIALKAAGIAAIIAPTFARIFYRNAFNMGLPIFELPESLEIKEGENISIDLDAGTIINNTTNKTYKFDAIPPFMQELIAAGGLINFAKEEIKKEQNG; encoded by the coding sequence ATGAGTAAAATTACAGGAAATGTTTGGACATTTGGTGCACATATTGATACAGATATTATTATTGCGGCCAGATATTTAAATTCTTCGGAACCATCGCATTTGGCTAAGTATATTATGGAAGATAAAGATCCTGATTTTGTTACGAAAATGGCAAAAGGTGATATTATTGTTGCAGGAGAGAATTTTGGTTGCGGAAGCTCAAGAGAACATGCTCCTATTGCTTTAAAAGCTGCGGGAATTGCTGCTATTATTGCACCTACTTTTGCAAGAATCTTTTACAGAAATGCGTTTAACATGGGTTTACCTATTTTTGAATTGCCAGAATCACTTGAAATTAAAGAAGGTGAGAATATTTCTATTGATTTAGATGCAGGTACGATTATTAATAATACAACGAACAAAACATATAAATTTGATGCCATTCCTCCTTTCATGCAAGAATTAATTGCAGCGGGTGGATTAATTAATTTTGCAAAAGAAGAAATCAAAAAGGAACAAAATGGCTAA
- a CDS encoding pyrimidine/purine nucleoside phosphorylase, giving the protein MQSYRNVELIKKANIYFDGKVTSRSFINEFGDEQSLGVMQIGEYTFETAKAELMEIIEGEVEIKLEGETTWLKYLGGSSFKVNENSKFDIKVHTICDYCCSYLD; this is encoded by the coding sequence ATGCAATCGTATAGAAATGTAGAATTAATTAAAAAAGCCAATATATATTTTGATGGAAAAGTAACTTCACGTTCTTTTATAAATGAATTTGGGGATGAACAATCTTTAGGTGTTATGCAAATTGGTGAATATACTTTTGAAACTGCTAAAGCAGAATTAATGGAAATTATTGAGGGTGAAGTAGAAATAAAACTTGAGGGTGAAACTACTTGGCTTAAATATCTTGGTGGCTCTTCTTTTAAAGTTAACGAAAATTCAAAATTTGATATTAAAGTACATACAATATGTGATTATTGTTGTTCTTATTTAGACTAA
- a CDS encoding DNA-directed RNA polymerase subunit alpha, giving the protein MKKFVDTPFLPTEVEIEAISDTEAKISAYPFESGFAITLAHPLRRLLLSSSVGYAPIAVKIEGATHEFDSLRGMLEDIAIFIINLKNIQFKIIGDEEQVEVEYSFDGPKEIKGSDLVNADVEVVSPDAYLATINSDCNLTFTVVIQKGIGYMPSEDIREMLNDDYIPIDAFFTPVKKVVYDIEKMLVEDNPNYEKAVFTVQTNGQITPITAFKEAVSVMYSQMSVFNKVFDLSKVTVSDTSEEQVELKDLIIKIEDLNLSARSFNSLDRAGLKFLGELVLMSEVEVKNIKNLGKKSFDEIYDKLESLSFPIENTLPENVASALRRKLEQLKA; this is encoded by the coding sequence ATGAAGAAGTTTGTAGACACACCATTTTTACCAACTGAAGTTGAAATTGAAGCAATCAGTGATACTGAAGCTAAAATTTCTGCTTACCCATTTGAAAGTGGTTTTGCAATTACTTTGGCTCACCCCTTAAGAAGATTACTTCTTTCTAGCTCTGTTGGATACGCTCCAATAGCTGTTAAGATTGAAGGTGCTACGCACGAATTTGATTCTTTAAGAGGTATGCTAGAAGATATTGCTATTTTTATTATTAATCTTAAAAACATTCAATTCAAAATTATTGGTGACGAAGAACAAGTTGAAGTTGAGTATTCATTTGATGGACCTAAAGAAATTAAAGGTTCTGATTTAGTGAACGCAGATGTAGAAGTAGTTTCTCCAGATGCTTATTTAGCTACAATTAATTCAGATTGTAACTTGACATTTACTGTAGTAATTCAAAAAGGTATTGGTTATATGCCTTCTGAAGATATTAGAGAAATGTTAAATGATGATTATATCCCAATTGATGCATTTTTTACTCCGGTAAAAAAAGTAGTATATGATATTGAAAAAATGTTAGTTGAAGATAATCCAAATTACGAAAAAGCTGTTTTTACAGTGCAAACTAATGGGCAAATTACTCCTATTACTGCATTTAAAGAAGCGGTTTCAGTTATGTACTCACAAATGTCAGTATTTAACAAAGTTTTTGATTTATCTAAAGTAACTGTTAGTGATACAAGCGAAGAGCAAGTAGAACTAAAAGATTTAATTATAAAAATTGAAGATTTAAATTTAAGTGCTAGATCATTCAACTCTTTAGACAGAGCGGGATTAAAATTCTTAGGTGAATTAGTACTTATGAGTGAAGTGGAAGTAAAAAATATTAAAAACTTAGGTAAAAAATCATTTGATGAGATTTACGATAAGTTAGAATCATTGTCTTTTCCAATTGAAAATACACTTCCAGAAAACGTTGCATCAGCTTTAAGAAGAAAGCTTGAGCAGTTAAAAGCATAA
- a CDS encoding exopolyphosphatase produces the protein MSDKKYRLITRSDMDGLVCGTLLKYLNIIDDILFVHPKDMQDKLIEVTKNDITTNLPYVPGVHLCFDHHLSEVLRNNDEDNHIIDPNSPSAAQVVYDYYHGSESFPKFYKEMMIGVNKADSADFTIDEILKPKGWALLSFLMDSRTGLGRFKDFKVNNYDLMMNLIDYCKDHKIDKILKIKDVEERVELYFKYEDEFDEQLERCSSIHGNVIVIDYRDEDIIYPGNRFLVYAKFPDIDVSVHVSYTYGNEKIVYSTGKSIINTNSSTNIGELMLTFGGGGHQAAGGCQIPLDEADEVLEKIIERLNFNY, from the coding sequence ATGAGTGATAAAAAATACAGATTAATTACAAGAAGTGATATGGATGGTTTGGTTTGTGGAACCTTACTTAAGTATCTTAATATCATTGATGATATTCTTTTTGTACACCCAAAAGATATGCAAGACAAACTCATTGAAGTAACAAAAAACGATATTACGACAAACCTACCTTATGTTCCAGGTGTTCATTTATGTTTTGATCATCATTTATCAGAAGTATTAAGAAATAATGATGAAGACAATCATATTATTGACCCTAACTCCCCCAGTGCAGCACAAGTTGTGTACGATTATTATCACGGCTCTGAAAGTTTTCCTAAATTTTATAAAGAAATGATGATAGGTGTTAATAAAGCAGATTCTGCTGATTTTACTATTGATGAAATACTTAAACCAAAAGGTTGGGCTTTACTTAGTTTTTTAATGGATTCACGAACAGGGCTTGGACGTTTTAAAGATTTTAAAGTAAATAATTATGATTTGATGATGAATTTGATTGATTATTGTAAAGATCATAAAATTGACAAAATTCTTAAAATAAAAGATGTAGAAGAAAGAGTTGAACTTTATTTTAAATATGAAGACGAATTTGATGAACAATTAGAACGCTGTTCAAGTATACATGGTAATGTAATTGTTATTGATTATAGAGACGAAGATATTATATATCCAGGTAACCGATTTTTAGTTTATGCAAAATTTCCTGATATAGATGTATCTGTACATGTTTCTTATACTTATGGTAATGAAAAAATCGTATATTCAACAGGAAAATCCATTATTAATACAAACTCCAGTACTAATATTGGAGAACTAATGCTTACTTTTGGCGGAGGAGGTCATCAAGCAGCTGGTGGCTGTCAAATTCCTTTAGATGAAGCAGATGAAGTTTTAGAAAAAATCATTGAGAGATTAAATTTTAATTATTAA
- the rpsD gene encoding 30S ribosomal protein S4, whose product MARYRGPVEKLERRLDADLGLKGERRLNGKSALEKRPFAPGQHGQRRTKISEYGLQLREKQKAKFMYGVSEKQFRKYFKKAASRDGNTGENLITSIEQRLDNVVYRMGFASTRAFARQITTHGHITVDGKKLDIPSYVVKPGQVIAVKEKTKSNPQIVRALELTNQTGIVEWVNVDKDKVSGTFTRVPTREEVVIPVEERLIVELYSK is encoded by the coding sequence ATGGCAAGATATAGAGGACCAGTAGAAAAATTAGAAAGAAGATTAGACGCGGATCTTGGACTTAAAGGTGAGAGAAGACTTAACGGTAAATCAGCTTTAGAAAAAAGACCATTTGCACCTGGGCAACATGGACAAAGACGTACTAAAATCTCTGAGTATGGTTTACAACTAAGAGAAAAACAAAAAGCTAAATTTATGTATGGTGTATCTGAAAAACAATTCAGAAAATACTTCAAAAAAGCGGCTTCTAGAGATGGAAATACTGGTGAAAACCTAATTACATCAATTGAACAAAGATTAGATAATGTTGTTTATAGAATGGGATTTGCTTCAACTAGAGCATTTGCTAGACAAATTACAACTCACGGTCACATTACTGTAGATGGAAAAAAATTAGATATTCCTTCTTATGTTGTTAAACCTGGACAAGTTATCGCTGTTAAAGAAAAAACTAAATCTAATCCTCAAATTGTACGAGCATTAGAATTAACAAACCAAACTGGTATTGTTGAATGGGTTAATGTTGACAAAGATAAAGTTTCTGGAACATTTACTAGAGTGCCTACAAGAGAAGAAGTAGTTATTCCAGTTGAAGAAAGATTAATTGTAGAGTTATACTCTAAATAA
- the hemL gene encoding glutamate-1-semialdehyde 2,1-aminomutase — translation MFDNSLKAYEAAKKVIPGGVDSPVRAFKGVLGTPPFIDRGEGAYLFDIDDNKYLDFVQSWGPLIFGHCDKDIEDAVIKTAKKGLSFGAPTILETQLAQEIVEMYDYLDKVRFVSSGTEAVMSAIRLARGVTKKDDILKFEGCYHGHSDSLLVQAGSGLATFGTPSSPGVPADLIKHTLICEYNNIESLKKCFKESSDIACIIIEPIAGNMGLIPASQEFLQECRDLCDQNNALLIFDEVMTGFRASMTGASGLTEVKADIITFGKVIGAGMPVGAFASSAFIMDHLSPDGTVYQAGTLSGNPVAMAAGLVSLQKLKAMPTIHDELNKKALRLVNGLKQAANDNNIPFVVNTRGSMFGFFFCEKEPKNFKDVASCDFDAFAKFHNEMLKKGFYFACSQYEAGFISSVMDNEMIDECIEAAKIIMKDLKNA, via the coding sequence ATGTTTGATAATTCACTTAAAGCATATGAAGCAGCTAAAAAAGTCATTCCAGGTGGAGTTGATTCTCCTGTACGAGCTTTTAAAGGGGTATTAGGCACACCTCCTTTTATTGATAGAGGAGAAGGCGCTTATCTTTTTGATATTGATGATAATAAGTATTTAGATTTTGTACAATCGTGGGGTCCACTTATTTTTGGACATTGTGATAAAGATATTGAAGATGCTGTTATTAAAACCGCAAAAAAAGGTCTTTCTTTTGGAGCACCTACAATTTTAGAAACCCAATTAGCTCAAGAAATAGTTGAGATGTATGATTATCTTGATAAAGTTCGTTTTGTAAGTTCTGGTACTGAAGCTGTTATGTCAGCTATTAGATTAGCAAGAGGGGTTACAAAAAAAGACGATATCTTAAAATTTGAAGGATGTTATCATGGACACAGTGATTCTTTATTAGTACAAGCAGGTTCTGGTTTAGCTACGTTTGGAACACCCAGTTCACCTGGTGTTCCTGCTGATTTAATCAAACATACTTTAATATGCGAATACAATAATATAGAAAGTCTAAAAAAATGTTTTAAAGAATCTTCTGATATTGCTTGTATTATTATTGAACCAATAGCAGGGAATATGGGTTTAATTCCTGCCTCTCAAGAATTTTTACAAGAATGTAGAGACTTATGTGACCAAAACAATGCATTATTGATTTTTGATGAAGTTATGACGGGTTTTAGAGCATCTATGACAGGTGCTAGTGGTCTAACGGAAGTTAAAGCAGACATAATAACTTTTGGGAAAGTAATTGGTGCTGGAATGCCTGTAGGCGCTTTTGCATCATCTGCTTTTATTATGGATCATTTATCTCCTGATGGTACGGTTTATCAAGCAGGTACACTAAGTGGTAATCCAGTAGCAATGGCAGCTGGTTTGGTTTCTTTACAAAAACTAAAAGCTATGCCTACTATTCATGATGAATTAAACAAAAAAGCTCTGCGTTTAGTAAATGGTTTAAAACAAGCAGCAAATGATAATAATATTCCTTTTGTTGTAAATACAAGAGGTTCAATGTTTGGTTTCTTTTTTTGTGAAAAAGAACCGAAAAACTTTAAAGATGTAGCTTCTTGTGATTTTGATGCTTTCGCAAAATTTCATAATGAGATGTTAAAAAAAGGCTTTTATTTTGCTTGTTCTCAATATGAGGCCGGTTTCATTTCAAGTGTTATGGACAATGAAATGATTGATGAATGTATAGAAGCTGCAAAAATAATAATGAAGGATTTAAAAAATGCTTAA
- the rpsK gene encoding 30S ribosomal protein S11, with the protein MAKRKVTRKKIVKKNIADGIIHIAATFNNTMVTVSDLAGNVITWSSAGNLGFKGSKKSTPFAAQAAVEDACKKAMEHGIKNLGIKIQGPGSGRDTAVKAVGAYEGIKVKWLKDVTPLPHNGCRPPKRRRV; encoded by the coding sequence ATGGCAAAAAGAAAAGTAACTAGAAAAAAAATAGTAAAAAAGAATATTGCTGACGGTATTATTCATATCGCTGCGACGTTTAACAATACTATGGTAACAGTATCAGATTTAGCTGGAAATGTAATTACATGGTCATCAGCTGGTAACTTAGGTTTCAAAGGTAGTAAAAAATCTACTCCTTTCGCTGCACAAGCTGCGGTTGAAGATGCTTGTAAAAAAGCAATGGAACACGGAATTAAAAATCTTGGGATTAAAATTCAAGGTCCAGGTTCTGGAAGAGATACTGCAGTTAAGGCTGTTGGTGCTTACGAAGGTATCAAAGTTAAATGGTTAAAAGATGTTACTCCATTACCACATAATGGTTGTAGACCACCTAAACGAAGAAGAGTGTAA